A genomic stretch from Nocardia wallacei includes:
- a CDS encoding short-chain fatty acyl-CoA regulator family protein: MRKMYAGARLRRLREERRMTQAALAKSLELSPSYLNQLERDQRPLTIPVLLKLNSTFDLDVQFFAADSDARLVSDLHEVLVEAAGGTAPPAAEVEDLATRLPEVAKTIVAMHRRLRAATDQLDLLSSKVATPTGAPGVPMPYEDVRDFFYDHHNHIAQLDLAAERLFDECGLSIGSLDRQLARVAEERAGVTVLVRGDGADPAIPKRHFDSETRTLTLARRLRPGQRAFQIATTLAFLLYGPLIDEVLSDTPSLTGESRSLARVGLANYFAGALVLPYGKFLRSAEELHYDIDLLGLRFEVGFETVCHRLSTLQRQGQRGVPFFFVRTDRAGNISKRQSATAFHFSRVGGSCPLWVVHEAFAHPGRILTQVASMPDGRRYLWIARTAHSTPRGFGTAAKEFAIGLGCDIEYADKLVYSKGLQLDDPSAAIPIGAGCKVCERSTCPQRAFPQIGRPLAVTENTSIDLPYPRAVQ; the protein is encoded by the coding sequence GTGCGCAAGATGTATGCGGGTGCCCGACTACGGCGGTTGCGCGAGGAACGGCGGATGACCCAGGCGGCGCTGGCGAAGTCGCTGGAGCTGTCCCCCAGCTATCTCAACCAGCTCGAGCGTGACCAGCGGCCGCTCACCATTCCGGTACTGCTGAAACTCAATTCGACGTTCGATCTGGACGTCCAGTTCTTCGCCGCCGACTCGGACGCCCGGTTGGTGTCGGACCTGCACGAGGTGCTGGTGGAGGCCGCCGGCGGCACGGCGCCGCCCGCCGCCGAGGTCGAGGATCTCGCCACTCGGCTACCCGAGGTCGCCAAGACCATCGTCGCGATGCACCGCCGCCTGCGCGCGGCCACCGACCAGCTGGACCTGCTGTCCTCCAAGGTCGCCACGCCGACCGGCGCGCCCGGCGTGCCGATGCCCTACGAAGACGTCCGCGATTTCTTCTACGACCATCACAACCACATCGCGCAACTGGATCTGGCCGCCGAGCGGCTGTTCGACGAGTGCGGGCTGTCCATCGGATCGCTGGACCGGCAGCTGGCCCGCGTCGCCGAGGAACGAGCCGGGGTAACGGTGCTGGTCCGCGGCGATGGCGCGGACCCGGCCATCCCGAAACGCCACTTCGACAGCGAAACCCGCACGCTCACCCTGGCCCGGCGGCTGCGGCCCGGGCAGCGGGCGTTCCAGATCGCGACCACATTGGCGTTCCTGCTGTACGGGCCGCTCATCGACGAGGTGCTCAGCGATACGCCGTCGCTCACCGGTGAGTCCCGGTCGCTGGCGCGGGTGGGGCTGGCGAACTACTTCGCCGGTGCGCTGGTGCTGCCGTACGGGAAGTTCCTGCGCTCGGCGGAGGAATTGCATTACGACATCGATCTGCTCGGCCTGCGATTCGAGGTCGGTTTCGAGACGGTCTGCCATCGTCTGTCGACGCTGCAGCGGCAGGGGCAGCGCGGGGTGCCGTTCTTCTTCGTGCGGACCGACCGTGCCGGGAACATCTCGAAACGCCAGTCCGCCACCGCGTTTCACTTCTCCCGGGTGGGCGGGAGCTGTCCGCTGTGGGTGGTGCACGAGGCGTTCGCACATCCCGGGCGCATCCTCACCCAGGTCGCCTCGATGCCCGACGGGCGCCGGTATCTCTGGATCGCCCGTACCGCCCACTCCACACCGCGCGGGTTCGGCACGGCGGCAAAGGAATTCGCTATCGGGCTGGGGTGCGATATCGAATACGCCGACAAGCTGGTGTATTCGAAGGGATTGCAGCTCGATGATCCCTCTGCCGCTATTCCCATCGGTGCGGGGTGCAAGGTGTGTGAGCGGTCGACGTGTCCGCAGCGTGCGTTTCCGCAGATCGGGCGTCCCTTGGCTGTCACCGAGAATACATCGATCGACCTGCCCTACCCCCGCGCGGTCCAGTGA
- a CDS encoding DUF1737 domain-containing protein, producing MTEPLRYRLITGPDDVTFCERISTLLEEGYRLHGSPAVTFNGTAVIAAQAVVWDPR from the coding sequence ATGACCGAGCCGCTGCGCTATCGCCTGATCACCGGACCCGACGACGTCACCTTCTGCGAGCGGATCAGCACACTGCTCGAGGAGGGGTACCGGCTGCACGGTTCCCCGGCGGTCACCTTCAACGGCACCGCGGTGATCGCGGCCCAGGCCGTGGTGTGGGATCCGCGCTGA
- a CDS encoding bifunctional nuclease family protein, whose product MVGITIEHLPIEGAEPRRQAVLWLRAADGDRRFLPIHVGDAEATAVVLAREGVVPVEPLTHDLVGNLLAALGHPLLEVRVVGRREERFESELLFHGNVRVPARTSDSVNIAMRVGSPIYVDERVLNEYGVDPSPGEQNESATVSDQAAGVSTEDA is encoded by the coding sequence GTGGTAGGCATCACCATCGAGCATCTACCGATCGAGGGTGCCGAACCCCGGAGGCAGGCTGTCCTGTGGCTGCGCGCGGCCGATGGCGACCGCCGCTTTCTGCCGATCCATGTCGGGGATGCGGAGGCGACCGCGGTTGTCTTGGCTCGGGAGGGCGTAGTGCCGGTCGAACCACTGACGCACGACCTGGTCGGAAACCTCCTTGCGGCGCTCGGACATCCCCTCCTTGAAGTACGAGTAGTGGGTCGGCGGGAGGAAAGGTTCGAATCCGAGTTGCTTTTCCACGGCAATGTACGAGTTCCGGCCCGCACGTCGGACTCGGTCAATATCGCGATGCGGGTGGGCTCCCCGATCTACGTCGATGAACGAGTGTTGAACGAGTACGGGGTCGATCCATCACCCGGCGAGCAGAACGAGAGCGCGACTGTCTCCGATCAGGCAGCTGGCGTTTCCACTGAGGATGCATGA
- a CDS encoding ESX secretion-associated protein EspG — MRADRQWRFSAAEFRVLWDSTGRDVLPYPLAHRFTTEHTQEEVNRSRQRAASTVLPRLDEDLERAVTVLLAPEARVEISGFRGHRREHRIRIHAAVHDRHGAIAVQRPGPDDTTGGDIHLTFLAAERVASALVAKLPECAAGQGRTVSIPVAELDRPTSNDPWVIAPRDQLTRLFNRPTTATFHIAVYPWGSPDNRHTEGRKDFQIIDWADDGRYACFGDRTVTVKPTDSTRMTAQLRQMLSRTVAEVRDGVHPPP; from the coding sequence ATGCGCGCTGACAGGCAGTGGCGGTTCAGCGCGGCCGAGTTCCGAGTGCTCTGGGATTCGACCGGCCGAGATGTGCTGCCCTACCCGTTGGCGCACCGGTTCACCACCGAACACACCCAGGAGGAGGTGAACCGCAGTCGGCAACGGGCGGCGAGCACGGTTCTCCCGCGGCTCGACGAGGATCTCGAACGCGCCGTCACCGTCCTGCTGGCACCCGAGGCCCGCGTCGAGATCTCGGGATTTCGCGGACACCGCCGCGAACACCGCATCCGCATCCACGCCGCGGTGCACGACCGCCACGGCGCGATCGCGGTCCAGCGCCCCGGCCCGGACGACACCACCGGCGGCGACATCCACCTGACGTTCCTCGCTGCCGAGCGGGTGGCCTCCGCATTGGTCGCGAAGTTGCCCGAATGCGCTGCGGGACAAGGCCGAACGGTATCCATCCCGGTGGCGGAGCTGGACCGCCCCACCAGCAACGACCCCTGGGTCATCGCCCCGCGAGACCAGCTCACACGCCTGTTCAACCGCCCGACCACCGCGACATTCCACATCGCCGTCTACCCGTGGGGCAGCCCCGACAACCGCCACACCGAGGGCCGCAAGGACTTTCAGATCATCGACTGGGCCGATGACGGCCGCTACGCCTGCTTCGGCGACCGCACCGTCACGGTGAAACCCACCGACTCCACTCGAATGACCGCCCAGCTCCGGCAGATGCTGTCCCGCACGGTCGCCGAAGTCCGCGACGGCGTGCATCCGCCGCCCTGA
- a CDS encoding alpha/beta fold hydrolase, with protein sequence MARPTRSSTTSVRANGVDLGIESFGRAQDPLVLLAGGTTMLSWPDPLCERLAAGGRRVVRYDLRDSGASTTVDPENPAYDLRDLVADAAALVEVLGAGTAHLGGIGVGGMVAQVAALDHPDVFSALTLVGTRPVAPGPVDADLPDHDHAVLGALFSRPMPDWTDRDAVAEFAAAGAEPLGNDPEQARTTAARIWDRTPSSDPAVHQANQLGMVFSRIDCAPRWRDRLGSLDLPTLVVHGRADPFFPVGNGEALAAEIPRARLLVLDDMGTALRHRAADQVAAAMLAL encoded by the coding sequence ATGGCGAGACCGACACGATCGAGCACGACCTCGGTACGGGCGAACGGTGTGGATCTGGGCATCGAGAGTTTCGGCCGCGCGCAGGATCCGCTCGTGCTGCTGGCGGGTGGCACGACGATGTTGTCCTGGCCCGACCCGCTGTGCGAGCGGCTGGCGGCGGGCGGGCGCCGCGTGGTCCGCTACGACCTGCGCGACTCCGGCGCATCGACGACCGTGGACCCGGAGAATCCGGCGTACGACCTGCGAGACCTGGTCGCCGACGCGGCCGCGCTGGTCGAGGTGCTGGGGGCCGGGACCGCTCATCTCGGTGGTATCGGGGTGGGCGGGATGGTCGCTCAGGTCGCCGCGCTGGATCATCCAGACGTCTTCTCCGCGCTCACCCTCGTCGGCACGCGGCCGGTGGCGCCGGGCCCGGTCGATGCGGACCTGCCGGACCACGACCACGCGGTCCTGGGCGCGCTGTTCTCCCGTCCGATGCCGGATTGGACCGACCGGGACGCTGTAGCCGAGTTCGCCGCGGCAGGTGCCGAACCGCTGGGCAACGATCCGGAGCAAGCGCGAACGACGGCGGCCCGGATCTGGGATCGGACACCCTCCAGCGATCCCGCGGTGCATCAGGCGAACCAACTCGGGATGGTGTTCTCCCGCATCGACTGCGCCCCACGCTGGCGCGACCGGCTCGGTTCGCTCGACCTCCCCACACTCGTGGTGCACGGTCGAGCCGACCCGTTCTTCCCGGTCGGCAACGGCGAGGCCCTCGCCGCCGAAATCCCCCGCGCCCGACTGCTCGTTCTCGACGATATGGGAACCGCGCTGCGGCATAGGGCGGCCGACCAGGTCGCCGCGGCCATGCTCGCGCTGTAA
- a CDS encoding bifunctional 2-methylcitrate synthase/citrate synthase gives MTEIKKGLAGVVVDTTAISKVVPETNSLTYRGYPVQDLAAHCCFEEVAYLLWHGELPDSNQLQALCHRERALRPLDRSLLALIDKLPETCHPMDVVRTVVSYLGAEDPLEDRGKSPEALLAKALRITAILPTVIAADLRRRRGSDPIAPDARLGFAENFLTMCFGDSAQRQLDPRVVRAFETSLILYAEHSFNASTFAARVVTSTESDMYSAVTAAIGTLKGPLHGGANEAVMHAMLEIGRPERVREWLRDKLSRKEKVMGFGHRVYKNGDSRVPTMVAALTEVAEVTGGHEWLRMYTELAAAMAEETGIEPNLDFPAGPAYYLMGFDIDMFTPIFVMSRITGWTAHIIEQSQSNALIRPLSAYVGVPQRSMGVA, from the coding sequence ATGACCGAGATCAAGAAGGGCTTGGCCGGAGTGGTGGTCGACACCACCGCCATCTCGAAGGTCGTGCCCGAGACCAACTCCCTGACCTACCGCGGCTATCCGGTGCAGGACCTGGCCGCGCACTGCTGTTTCGAGGAGGTCGCCTACCTGCTGTGGCACGGCGAACTGCCCGACTCGAATCAGCTGCAGGCGCTGTGCCACCGCGAACGCGCGCTGCGGCCCCTCGACCGCTCGCTGCTCGCGCTGATCGACAAGCTGCCCGAGACCTGCCACCCGATGGATGTGGTGCGCACGGTGGTCAGCTATCTCGGGGCCGAGGACCCGCTCGAGGATCGCGGGAAGAGCCCGGAGGCATTGCTGGCCAAGGCATTGCGTATCACCGCGATCCTCCCGACGGTCATCGCGGCCGACCTGCGCCGCCGCCGCGGCTCGGACCCGATCGCACCGGATGCGCGGCTCGGATTCGCCGAGAACTTCCTCACCATGTGCTTCGGTGACTCCGCGCAACGGCAGCTGGACCCGCGCGTCGTGCGGGCGTTCGAGACATCGCTGATCCTGTACGCCGAGCACAGTTTCAACGCCTCCACCTTCGCCGCCCGGGTCGTCACCTCCACCGAATCGGATATGTACAGCGCTGTCACCGCTGCCATCGGTACCTTGAAGGGGCCGCTGCACGGCGGCGCGAACGAGGCCGTCATGCACGCGATGCTGGAGATCGGGCGGCCGGAGCGGGTGCGGGAGTGGTTGCGCGACAAGCTGTCCCGCAAGGAGAAGGTGATGGGCTTCGGGCACCGGGTCTACAAGAACGGCGACTCCCGGGTGCCCACCATGGTGGCGGCCCTGACGGAGGTCGCCGAGGTGACCGGCGGCCACGAGTGGCTGCGGATGTACACCGAGCTGGCAGCCGCGATGGCGGAGGAGACCGGCATCGAGCCCAACCTCGACTTCCCGGCCGGGCCCGCCTACTACCTGATGGGCTTCGACATCGACATGTTCACGCCCATTTTCGTGATGAGCCGCATCACCGGCTGGACCGCGCACATCATCGAGCAGTCCCAATCCAACGCCCTCATCCGCCCTCTGTCGGCGTATGTCGGTGTGCCGCAACGAAGTATGGGCGTCGCATAG
- the prpB gene encoding methylisocitrate lyase, protein MVGERTAGEKRRGLRDGLGSGRIQRLPGAFNPLVAKVIQEIGFEGVYVSGAVVSAELALPDIGLTTSSEVTARGREIARVTELPTLIDADTGFGEPMNAARTVTLLEDAGLAGCHIEDQVNPKRCGHLDGKAVVPAADMVRRIRAAVSARRDPDFVICARTDARGIEGLPAAIDRAKAYADAGADLIFTEALADAAEFVKFRAAVDVPLLANMTEFGKSELLSARTLEEIGYNAVIYPVTTLRLAMFAAEQGLREIAAAGTQSGLLDRMQHRSRLYELLDYQRYNEFDSGIFDFTVSE, encoded by the coding sequence ATGGTGGGGGAGCGGACGGCGGGGGAGAAGCGGCGGGGGTTGCGGGACGGGTTGGGGAGCGGGCGGATTCAGCGGTTGCCGGGGGCGTTCAACCCGTTGGTGGCCAAGGTGATTCAGGAGATCGGGTTCGAGGGGGTGTATGTGTCCGGGGCGGTGGTGTCGGCGGAACTCGCGCTGCCCGATATCGGGTTGACGACGTCGAGTGAGGTGACCGCGCGGGGGCGGGAGATCGCGCGGGTCACCGAGCTGCCGACGTTGATCGATGCCGACACGGGATTCGGCGAACCGATGAACGCCGCCCGCACCGTCACGCTGCTGGAGGACGCGGGGCTGGCCGGATGTCACATCGAGGACCAGGTGAACCCGAAACGGTGCGGGCATCTCGACGGCAAGGCGGTGGTCCCGGCAGCCGACATGGTGCGGCGCATCCGCGCCGCGGTCTCGGCCCGCCGCGATCCGGACTTCGTGATCTGCGCCCGCACCGACGCCCGCGGCATCGAGGGCCTGCCCGCGGCGATCGACCGGGCCAAGGCATACGCGGACGCGGGCGCCGACCTGATCTTCACCGAGGCGCTGGCCGACGCCGCGGAGTTCGTGAAGTTCCGTGCGGCCGTGGATGTCCCGCTGCTGGCCAATATGACCGAGTTCGGCAAATCCGAGCTGCTGTCGGCACGGACGCTGGAGGAGATCGGCTACAACGCCGTCATCTACCCGGTGACCACACTGCGGCTGGCCATGTTCGCGGCGGAGCAGGGCTTGCGCGAGATCGCCGCCGCCGGAACCCAATCCGGTCTGCTGGATCGCATGCAACACCGATCGCGGCTGTACGAGCTGCTCGATTACCAGCGTTACAACGAGTTCGATTCCGGCATATTCGATTTCACCGTGAGCGAGTGA
- a CDS encoding phytanoyl-CoA dioxygenase family protein: MNHETPSYGTVTELEDLGSDLARRYKSTESSGFTVDSAVVDTDITALERDGYVVLEDLITAEDCACIRETAAKLLDHTGRNMFEGQRTQRLYSVLDKTRDCDRLVDHPRVLALLDRLFLPNYLLSQLQVINILPGESTQLLHHDDAFYPLARPRPPLSAATVWAIDPFTASNGATVVIPGSHRWADRRPTDTDPIISVEMSPGSCVFFLGTLWHGGGANRSDHPRLAVTAQYCEPWLRPQEAFTLSTGRTTARTVSEHIRRMLGYSIHPPFIGQVNGMHPKRLLETP, encoded by the coding sequence ATGAACCACGAGACTCCCTCCTATGGCACTGTCACCGAACTCGAAGATCTGGGCAGCGACCTGGCGCGCCGCTACAAGTCGACCGAAAGCTCCGGTTTCACAGTGGATTCGGCGGTGGTCGACACCGATATCACTGCCCTCGAACGTGACGGCTACGTCGTCCTCGAGGACCTGATCACGGCCGAGGACTGCGCATGCATCCGCGAAACCGCCGCAAAACTGCTCGATCACACCGGCCGCAACATGTTCGAAGGCCAACGCACCCAACGGCTCTACAGCGTGCTGGACAAGACCCGCGACTGCGACCGCCTCGTCGATCATCCGCGCGTACTGGCCCTGCTCGACCGGCTGTTCCTGCCGAATTACCTACTGTCCCAACTGCAGGTCATCAACATCCTGCCCGGCGAGAGCACGCAGCTGCTGCACCACGACGACGCGTTCTACCCGCTCGCCCGGCCCCGCCCGCCGCTCTCGGCGGCCACGGTGTGGGCCATCGATCCCTTCACCGCGTCCAACGGCGCCACCGTCGTCATCCCGGGCAGCCACCGCTGGGCCGACCGGCGGCCTACCGACACCGACCCGATCATCAGCGTCGAAATGTCACCGGGGTCGTGCGTGTTCTTCCTCGGAACCCTCTGGCACGGCGGGGGCGCGAACCGCTCCGACCATCCACGCCTGGCCGTCACAGCCCAGTACTGCGAGCCCTGGCTGCGACCTCAGGAAGCCTTCACCCTGTCCACCGGCCGCACCACCGCCCGCACCGTCTCCGAACACATCCGCCGCATGCTCGGCTACAGCATCCACCCTCCCTTCATCGGCCAGGTCAACGGCATGCACCCCAAACGCCTGCTCGAAACACCCTGA
- a CDS encoding TetR/AcrR family transcriptional regulator yields the protein MSKTVTARGSAARQNLLQAAADELRETGQLEVAAVARRAGVSTGLPYRYFGTRTGLLIAVLESFYDRLCEAAALREYTETSWAAREQHRIRDWVGFLYGEPLAPIVLGGLVGDGEVAAAHTARLTMLVELGARNMRRAQHQGEIPTDRDPEYLAAATLGGTNAMVSVALTRTPRPAPESVIDQLWAFVSGAVGLSEEEDTP from the coding sequence GTGAGCAAGACAGTAACCGCGCGCGGCAGCGCCGCGCGCCAGAATCTGTTGCAGGCCGCGGCGGATGAGTTGCGGGAGACCGGGCAGTTGGAGGTCGCGGCGGTCGCACGGCGCGCGGGCGTCAGCACGGGGCTGCCGTATCGGTACTTCGGCACCCGCACCGGATTGCTGATCGCGGTGCTCGAGTCGTTCTACGATCGGCTCTGCGAGGCTGCGGCGCTGCGCGAATACACCGAAACCAGCTGGGCTGCAAGGGAACAGCATCGGATCCGGGATTGGGTAGGGTTTCTCTACGGGGAGCCGCTGGCCCCGATCGTGCTCGGTGGCCTGGTCGGCGACGGCGAGGTGGCGGCCGCGCACACCGCGCGGCTGACCATGCTCGTCGAACTCGGTGCCCGCAATATGCGACGTGCCCAGCACCAGGGCGAAATCCCGACCGATCGAGACCCGGAGTACCTGGCCGCCGCCACCCTCGGCGGCACCAACGCCATGGTCTCTGTCGCGCTCACCCGTACCCCTCGTCCGGCTCCGGAGTCCGTCATCGACCAGCTCTGGGCGTTCGTCTCCGGAGCTGTGGGACTCAGCGAAGAGGAAGACACACCATGA
- a CDS encoding MmgE/PrpD family protein: MKPHIVRAHAAADDFPRAEHLATRIAEVAADPVAVPGEVAEMIVNRIIDNAGVAAAALLRRPPTTARHQAEAHPYRPGATVFGLPAAQRFAPEWAAWANGVAVRELDFHDTFLAAEYSHPGDNIPPILAVAQHTGRSGAELIRGLATGYEIQIDLARGICLHEHKIDHVAHLGPSAAAGIGTLLGLDVETVYQAIGQALHTTTATRQSRKGEISTWKAYAPAFAAKMAVEAVDRAMRGEGAPAPIWEGEDGVIARLLGGRDAEYAVPLPVPGEPKRAILDSYTKEHSAEYQSQAPIDLARRMRSRIGDLDQVVSIVLYTSHHTHVVIGSGSGDPQKYDPNAGRETLDHSVPYIFAVALQDGTWHHERSYAPERARRPDTVALWHKIRTVEDPEWTRRYHSADPAEKAFGARAEVTLTSGETIVDELAVADAHPLGARPFGREQYIAKFRTLTEGVLEPAEQDRFLAAAQRTPMLRPGELDQLTFTVSNAVLATAPSTGKGIF, translated from the coding sequence ATGAAGCCTCATATCGTACGTGCCCACGCCGCGGCCGATGACTTCCCCCGGGCGGAGCATCTGGCGACGCGGATCGCTGAGGTCGCCGCGGACCCGGTCGCGGTGCCCGGGGAGGTTGCCGAGATGATCGTCAACCGGATCATCGACAACGCCGGGGTGGCCGCCGCCGCACTGCTGCGCCGCCCGCCGACGACCGCACGGCACCAGGCCGAGGCGCACCCGTATCGGCCCGGCGCCACGGTGTTCGGCCTGCCCGCCGCGCAGCGGTTCGCGCCGGAGTGGGCGGCATGGGCCAACGGAGTCGCCGTGCGGGAGTTGGACTTTCACGACACCTTCCTGGCCGCCGAGTACTCACACCCCGGCGACAACATCCCGCCGATCCTGGCGGTCGCGCAGCACACCGGGCGCAGTGGCGCGGAGCTGATCCGCGGCCTGGCCACCGGTTACGAGATCCAGATCGACCTGGCGCGCGGTATCTGCCTGCACGAGCACAAGATCGACCATGTGGCGCATCTGGGCCCGTCGGCGGCCGCGGGCATCGGCACGCTGCTCGGCCTCGACGTCGAGACCGTGTATCAGGCCATCGGTCAGGCGTTGCACACCACCACCGCGACCAGGCAGTCGCGCAAGGGCGAGATCTCCACCTGGAAGGCGTACGCCCCCGCGTTCGCCGCAAAGATGGCCGTGGAGGCGGTGGATCGGGCGATGCGCGGCGAGGGCGCGCCCGCTCCGATCTGGGAGGGCGAGGACGGGGTGATCGCCCGGCTGCTGGGCGGGCGGGATGCGGAATACGCTGTGCCGCTGCCGGTCCCGGGTGAACCGAAGCGCGCGATCCTCGACAGCTACACCAAGGAGCATTCCGCCGAGTACCAGAGTCAAGCGCCGATCGACCTGGCCCGGCGGATGCGGTCGCGCATCGGTGACCTCGACCAGGTCGTCTCCATCGTGTTGTACACCAGCCACCACACCCACGTGGTGATCGGCAGCGGTTCGGGGGATCCGCAGAAGTACGACCCGAATGCCGGCCGGGAGACGCTGGACCATTCCGTGCCCTACATCTTCGCCGTCGCGTTGCAGGACGGGACCTGGCACCACGAGCGCTCGTACGCGCCGGAGCGGGCGCGGCGGCCCGACACCGTGGCGCTGTGGCACAAGATCCGCACCGTGGAGGATCCCGAGTGGACGCGCCGCTACCACTCGGCCGACCCGGCGGAGAAGGCATTCGGCGCGCGTGCCGAAGTGACGCTGACCAGCGGCGAGACGATCGTCGACGAACTGGCGGTGGCCGACGCGCATCCGCTCGGCGCGCGCCCGTTCGGACGGGAGCAGTACATCGCCAAATTCCGCACGCTCACCGAGGGCGTGCTCGAACCGGCCGAACAGGACCGCTTCCTGGCCGCGGCGCAACGCACCCCGATGCTGCGGCCGGGCGAACTCGACCAGCTCACGTTCACCGTGTCAAACGCGGTCCTCGCCACCGCGCCGTCGACCGGAAAGGGAATCTTCTGA